One Brachyspira pilosicoli P43/6/78 genomic window carries:
- a CDS encoding DUF305 domain-containing protein, with the protein MKNFLTIITIIMMLVFTVSCNQKTDTTPAAQTNNAENTHNAHAAHNASGSKIIDAMHAPMMAQAFEKTKNIDVDFLVNMIPHHQGAIDSSKILLETTTNETLKTLANNIIQAQEKEIKEFTALVDELKAKNTDYSDIDTVAFGDEAEKIMNDMMMEMSMIEVSADNDIDFIKGMIPHHQGAVDASKQILAYTKDDKIKEIANRIIADQEKEIADMNNLLASLTSK; encoded by the coding sequence ATGAAAAACTTTTTAACTATAATTACTATTATAATGATGTTAGTTTTTACTGTTTCTTGTAATCAAAAAACAGATACAACTCCTGCAGCACAAACTAATAATGCAGAAAATACTCATAATGCACATGCTGCTCATAATGCATCAGGCTCTAAGATAATAGATGCAATGCATGCTCCTATGATGGCTCAGGCTTTTGAGAAAACTAAAAATATAGATGTTGACTTTTTAGTTAATATGATACCTCATCACCAAGGTGCTATAGATTCTTCTAAAATACTTCTTGAGACTACTACAAATGAAACTCTAAAAACTTTGGCTAATAATATTATACAAGCTCAAGAAAAAGAAATAAAAGAGTTTACTGCTTTAGTAGATGAATTAAAAGCAAAAAATACAGATTATAGCGATATAGATACTGTTGCTTTTGGTGATGAAGCAGAAAAAATAATGAATGATATGATGATGGAAATGTCTATGATAGAAGTTAGTGCTGATAATGATATAGATTTCATTAAAGGAATGATACCTCATCATCAAGGTGCTGTTGATGCTTCTAAACAAATATTAGCTTATACAAAAGATGATAAAATTAAAGAGATTGCTAATAGAATAATAGCTGACCAAGAAAAAGAAATAGCTGATATGAACAATTTATTAGCTTCACTAACTTCAAAATAA
- a CDS encoding efflux RND transporter permease subunit has product MRSFIELVVKRPVAVFMCIVAVLILGFVSLTKLAVDFLPDMELPYITVRTEYENAGPEEVEKSVTRVVENAVATVSGINSITSTSEEGQSSVFIEFNWGTDLAVATADVREAIDGIKNSLPDDAESPTVFKFSTDMMPVMEIAFFGTDNLGALYTLIDNQILNKIEQASGVARAEIRGGLKTEMKVDLVLNRLHAYGLDINSIVSLLSSENQNLSGGDTYEGVYKYTIRTMGEFTTVEDIENTVVALKTNDTPIKLKDIGRVYQGYSDDSEIVKINGMPAISVSVNKESGGNSVNVSKSVKKQLENLNLPEGIKYEILFNSADNVNESINGVLETAWQGSLFAVIILMLYLWNIKTVSIIAISIPISIIITFTLMYFMGITLNIISLSGLVLGIGMMVDNSIVVLENIFFYRNSGYGKYSSAINGTSTVALAISASTLTTIAVFLPFLFVEGQTGQLFKDLCITVTVSMIGSLFVALTVVPMLGARLVTNKKTQFLIPIENFVNKQFHDRVNNIYSFMLNFSIKNKKKVLISSLSVILAVIVFGLTFIGKEGFPTSDEGQFKIDVKMPVGTKSEQTQSFVNRMETDIQEVIGEDFDRMQSRVKSGSEENSAEIRVQLRDKSEGREKSVYEYIELTRNVLSSYPAQINIAAISTSGIGGGGRNGGTGGQEIEIELVGDDLDKATEIANNIINAISDIEGIREPRLTRDDSNPELKVYINRELAAKMGLNVNTIANIIKTSFAGTTATTMTPDNSDVTDIDVNVQLGEPDRLNIDDISRLMIPTTSGIVPISSIATVEKSYGPTEIERKDSTRITSIKASAYNRALSDVMLDVQEKIKNEVFIPSGFSINYAGDFEDMNEAFLQLLQALILALVLVYAIMASQFESFIAPFVIALAIPFGFAGSLIALFISGQTLSVYSGIGFIVLIGIVVNNGIVLIDYMNQLMHEKHVSGDEAALESGPRRLRPVLMTTLTTILGLLPMALSGGSGNEMYQPLSIAVLGGLLLSTMFTLIIVPTVYAAIRNKIPLKDYDKKDLESRNDFSNYDTITVTGK; this is encoded by the coding sequence ATGAGGAGTTTTATAGAGTTAGTAGTAAAAAGACCTGTAGCTGTTTTTATGTGTATAGTGGCTGTATTAATATTAGGTTTTGTAAGTTTAACAAAATTAGCAGTAGATTTTTTGCCTGATATGGAGCTTCCCTATATTACAGTAAGAACAGAATACGAGAATGCAGGCCCAGAAGAAGTAGAAAAATCAGTAACTAGAGTAGTTGAAAATGCAGTTGCTACAGTAAGCGGCATTAATTCAATAACTTCTACTTCAGAAGAAGGTCAGTCAAGTGTATTTATAGAGTTTAATTGGGGTACAGATTTAGCCGTTGCTACAGCCGATGTAAGAGAGGCAATAGACGGCATAAAAAACTCTCTTCCAGATGATGCAGAAAGCCCTACAGTATTTAAATTTTCTACAGATATGATGCCTGTAATGGAAATAGCATTTTTTGGTACAGATAATTTAGGGGCATTATATACTTTAATAGACAATCAAATATTAAATAAAATAGAGCAAGCATCAGGAGTAGCAAGAGCAGAAATTAGAGGCGGACTTAAAACAGAAATGAAAGTTGATTTAGTGTTAAACCGTCTTCATGCTTATGGTTTGGATATTAACAGCATAGTTTCTCTTTTGTCATCAGAAAATCAAAACCTATCAGGAGGAGACACATACGAAGGAGTTTATAAATATACTATAAGAACAATGGGTGAGTTTACAACTGTAGAAGATATTGAAAATACTGTTGTAGCATTAAAAACTAATGATACACCCATAAAATTAAAAGACATAGGAAGAGTTTATCAAGGATACAGCGACGATTCTGAGATAGTAAAAATAAATGGAATGCCTGCTATATCGGTATCTGTTAATAAAGAATCTGGAGGAAACTCTGTTAATGTATCAAAATCTGTAAAAAAACAATTAGAAAATTTGAATCTTCCAGAAGGCATAAAATATGAAATATTATTCAACAGTGCTGACAATGTAAATGAATCTATAAACGGAGTATTAGAAACAGCTTGGCAGGGAAGTTTATTTGCTGTTATAATACTTATGCTTTATTTGTGGAATATAAAAACAGTTTCTATAATAGCAATATCAATACCAATATCAATAATTATTACATTTACATTAATGTATTTTATGGGAATAACTTTAAATATTATTTCATTATCAGGACTTGTACTTGGAATTGGTATGATGGTTGATAACTCCATTGTAGTGCTTGAAAATATATTCTTTTATCGAAATAGCGGATACGGGAAATATTCTTCTGCCATAAACGGAACTTCTACAGTGGCATTAGCAATATCAGCTTCAACACTTACAACAATAGCTGTATTTTTGCCTTTTCTTTTTGTTGAAGGTCAAACAGGGCAGCTTTTTAAAGATTTATGTATCACTGTAACAGTTTCAATGATAGGCTCTTTATTTGTTGCTCTTACAGTTGTTCCTATGCTTGGAGCTAGACTTGTAACGAATAAAAAAACTCAATTTTTAATACCAATAGAAAATTTTGTTAATAAACAATTTCACGATAGGGTTAATAATATATACTCTTTTATGCTTAACTTTTCTATAAAAAATAAAAAGAAAGTTTTAATTTCTTCTTTAAGCGTGATACTTGCTGTAATAGTGTTTGGTTTAACATTTATAGGAAAAGAAGGTTTTCCAACTTCAGATGAAGGTCAATTTAAAATAGATGTAAAAATGCCAGTGGGTACAAAATCAGAACAAACTCAGTCTTTTGTAAACAGAATGGAAACAGATATACAAGAAGTAATAGGGGAAGATTTTGACAGAATGCAGTCAAGAGTAAAATCAGGTTCAGAAGAAAACTCTGCTGAAATAAGAGTGCAGTTAAGAGATAAAAGCGAAGGAAGAGAAAAGTCTGTTTATGAATATATAGAGCTTACAAGAAATGTATTATCATCTTACCCAGCTCAAATAAATATAGCAGCAATAAGTACTTCAGGTATAGGCGGCGGCGGAAGAAACGGAGGCACAGGCGGGCAAGAAATAGAAATAGAGCTTGTAGGCGATGATTTAGATAAAGCAACAGAAATAGCAAACAATATAATAAATGCAATATCCGACATAGAAGGGATAAGAGAGCCAAGACTTACAAGAGATGATTCAAACCCAGAATTAAAAGTATATATTAATAGAGAATTAGCAGCAAAAATGGGATTAAATGTTAACACTATAGCAAATATCATTAAAACAAGTTTTGCAGGAACAACAGCAACAACCATGACACCAGACAATTCTGATGTTACAGATATAGATGTCAATGTTCAGTTGGGTGAACCTGACAGACTTAATATAGATGATATATCAAGACTTATGATACCAACAACATCAGGAATAGTGCCTATATCATCAATAGCAACAGTGGAAAAAAGCTACGGACCTACAGAGATAGAGAGAAAAGACAGCACAAGAATAACAAGTATAAAAGCTTCAGCTTATAATAGAGCCTTAAGCGATGTAATGCTTGATGTTCAAGAAAAAATAAAAAATGAAGTATTTATACCTTCAGGATTTAGCATTAATTATGCTGGAGATTTTGAGGATATGAACGAAGCATTTTTACAATTACTTCAGGCTTTGATATTAGCATTAGTTTTGGTTTATGCAATAATGGCAAGTCAGTTTGAATCGTTTATTGCTCCTTTTGTTATAGCATTAGCTATTCCATTTGGGTTTGCAGGTTCATTAATAGCATTATTTATAAGCGGGCAAACATTAAGCGTGTATAGCGGTATAGGTTTTATAGTGCTTATTGGTATTGTAGTAAATAATGGTATTGTGCTTATAGATTATATGAATCAGCTTATGCATGAAAAACATGTTAGCGGAGATGAGGCTGCTTTAGAATCTGGACCTAGACGTTTAAGACCAGTACTTATGACAACACTTACAACAATACTAGGGCTTTTACCTATGGCATTATCTGGAGGAAGCGGAAATGAAATGTATCAGCCTTTATCTATTGCTGTGTTAGGAGGGCTTTTACTTTCAACTATGTTTACTTTAATAATAGTTCCTACAGTTTATGCTGCTATAAGAAATAAAATACCTCTAAAAGATTATGATAAAAAAGATTTAGAAAGCAGAAATGACTTTTCTAATTATGATACAATAACTGTAACAGGTAAATAA
- a CDS encoding LacI family DNA-binding transcriptional regulator: protein MNDKKITLSYIAKKANVSVATVSRVLNGNSSVDEKIKNKINKIINSDGYNLKKTIKNKQIISVIIPDIRNPFFANIIEGIENTANLYGYHIILSQFKENKDISNFKDITNIGVSGYIIIPSVGSTKYFDDIINNSNLPIVFLDRKVEFDNINYVGSDNKIGAYNATKYLIDLGHKNIIYMAGPQDISTEKERFDGFIKALNDNDIDFDNTKYKKVANF, encoded by the coding sequence ATGAACGATAAAAAAATAACATTAAGCTATATAGCAAAAAAGGCAAATGTCTCTGTTGCTACTGTTTCTAGAGTATTAAATGGAAACAGCAGTGTTGATGAAAAGATAAAAAATAAAATAAATAAAATTATTAATTCTGATGGATATAATCTAAAAAAAACTATTAAAAATAAGCAAATTATATCAGTGATTATTCCAGATATTAGAAATCCTTTTTTTGCAAATATCATTGAAGGAATAGAAAATACTGCTAATCTTTATGGATATCATATTATACTTTCTCAGTTCAAAGAAAATAAAGATATATCAAATTTTAAAGATATAACAAATATAGGAGTATCTGGATATATTATAATACCATCTGTAGGAAGTACAAAATATTTTGATGATATAATTAATAATTCTAATTTGCCAATTGTTTTTTTGGATAGGAAAGTAGAGTTTGATAATATAAATTATGTTGGTTCCGATAATAAAATAGGGGCTTATAATGCAACTAAATATTTAATAGACTTGGGGCATAAAAATATTATATATATGGCAGGTCCTCAAGATATTAGCACAGAGAAAGAAAGATTTGATGGGTTTATAAAAGCATTAAATGATAATGATATAGATTTTGACAATACCAAATATAAAAAAGTAGCAAATTTTTAA
- a CDS encoding substrate-binding domain-containing protein encodes MKDIIKSKLNYTAIFSACDVMCFGIKKATEEYGISIPNDISLMGYDNIPYSSMIGLTTVSSQAYEMGKNAVLSVLNIISERITDNINIVLQPNIVIRNSCKKI; translated from the coding sequence ATGAAAGATATAATAAAATCAAAGCTTAATTATACTGCTATATTTTCTGCATGCGATGTTATGTGTTTTGGTATAAAGAAAGCAACAGAAGAGTATGGAATATCAATACCTAATGATATATCTTTAATGGGTTATGATAATATACCTTATTCATCTATGATAGGTCTTACTACTGTATCTTCTCAAGCTTATGAAATGGGTAAAAATGCTGTACTTTCTGTATTAAATATTATAAGTGAGAGAATAACAGATAATATAAATATTGTGCTTCAGCCTAATATAGTAATTAGAAACTCATGTAAAAAAATATAA
- the rbsD gene encoding D-ribose pyranase, producing the protein MKKNGIINTNISETLSNMRHTDSICISDLGLPCPDNVKYIDISLKIGFPSFIDVLEEVYKDLKIEHIILAEEIKNHNKDVHEKILKIFNGVSIEYVSHNDFKKKTQNCKAIIRSGEATPYANIILQSACIF; encoded by the coding sequence ATGAAAAAAAATGGAATAATAAATACTAATATATCTGAAACTCTAAGCAATATGCGACATACAGATTCTATATGTATATCAGATTTAGGTTTGCCTTGTCCTGATAATGTAAAATATATAGATATATCTTTAAAAATTGGTTTTCCTTCTTTTATAGACGTATTAGAAGAAGTTTATAAGGATTTAAAAATAGAACATATTATATTAGCTGAAGAAATAAAAAATCATAATAAAGATGTACATGAAAAAATATTAAAAATATTTAATGGGGTATCTATTGAGTATGTAAGTCATAATGATTTTAAGAAAAAAACACAAAACTGTAAAGCTATTATTAGAAGTGGGGAAGCTACTCCTTACGCTAATATAATATTACAGTCTGCTTGTATATTTTAA
- a CDS encoding restriction endonuclease, whose amino-acid sequence MNNIVIYLIILIALAFFTFILIKKIIANKDTKIGKVSAKLNKERILELKKRVAKDENDYEAIYELAMLEENIGENEEALKKYEQLMDIGYLRGKAQIDAAKKLEEKYYSLGNRENTLKYSAIVFKIDPKNTIYAIKAATILTYEGNFKIACDYFSKVLSSKDEFDIDNIKAAAFAFYKVKDYKKALTFLEMLYKKVNKEKTNKELSKQIAKSLISLYLISEEINIAKSFLEITLADKSLDDKYIFDLDKLYLFILYKLEDNKQFKTYYDKLYSIYKIPQFDKKISTLIFDYAFYSYFLRDIEFSIQSIRAVKSFNIEEFNIYDLDKILSYLSEIYKASDQLNKIKDSGSYYLQKYKNDNFENYIDKDLTAFWDKTISLWEASFIDFDYISTLVETTSTINTDSILNQLKISINENKSNTFSTTNKIDKIFKMSMLDFKKVCQNIIKNKLSHSIVQEYTGEKGKNSYGDEVDYLAYNMKSSKKDLTLISFKRWNNVEIGELMIRDFLMLVSEAGAKNGILIVPVDLTSSAKSFVLHNNRIEVYSRAQFNNFLKDESI is encoded by the coding sequence ATGAATAATATAGTTATATATTTAATAATCTTAATAGCATTAGCTTTCTTTACATTTATCTTAATAAAAAAAATAATAGCAAATAAAGATACTAAAATAGGAAAAGTATCAGCAAAATTAAACAAAGAGAGAATATTAGAATTAAAAAAAAGAGTTGCTAAAGATGAAAATGATTATGAGGCAATATATGAACTTGCAATGTTGGAAGAAAATATAGGAGAGAATGAAGAAGCATTAAAAAAATATGAACAATTAATGGATATAGGATATTTAAGAGGAAAGGCTCAGATTGATGCTGCAAAAAAATTGGAGGAAAAATACTATTCATTAGGAAATAGAGAAAACACATTAAAATATTCTGCTATTGTATTTAAAATAGACCCTAAAAATACAATATATGCTATAAAGGCTGCAACTATATTAACATACGAAGGAAATTTTAAAATAGCTTGCGATTATTTTTCTAAAGTATTATCTTCAAAAGATGAATTTGATATTGATAATATTAAAGCAGCAGCTTTTGCTTTTTATAAAGTAAAAGATTATAAAAAAGCTCTTACATTTTTAGAAATGCTCTATAAAAAAGTAAATAAAGAAAAAACAAACAAAGAACTATCTAAACAAATAGCTAAATCTTTAATTTCACTATACTTAATATCTGAAGAAATCAATATAGCAAAATCTTTTTTAGAGATAACACTTGCAGATAAATCTCTCGATGATAAATATATATTTGATTTGGATAAGTTATATTTATTTATATTATACAAATTAGAAGATAATAAGCAATTTAAAACATATTATGATAAATTGTATTCAATATATAAAATTCCTCAATTTGATAAAAAAATATCAACTTTAATATTTGATTACGCATTCTATTCATATTTTTTAAGAGACATAGAATTTTCAATACAATCTATCAGAGCGGTAAAATCATTCAATATAGAAGAGTTTAATATCTATGACCTTGATAAAATATTAAGCTACTTATCTGAAATATATAAAGCATCAGACCAATTAAATAAAATAAAAGATTCAGGTTCATACTATCTTCAAAAATACAAAAATGATAACTTTGAAAACTATATAGATAAAGATTTAACAGCTTTTTGGGATAAAACAATTAGTTTATGGGAAGCTTCTTTTATAGATTTTGATTATATATCCACTTTAGTAGAAACAACATCTACAATTAATACTGATTCTATATTAAATCAATTAAAAATATCTATAAATGAAAATAAATCAAACACATTTAGCACTACCAATAAAATAGATAAAATATTTAAAATGAGTATGCTTGATTTTAAAAAGGTTTGCCAAAACATAATAAAAAATAAATTATCACATTCTATAGTTCAGGAATACACAGGCGAAAAAGGAAAAAACAGTTATGGAGATGAGGTAGATTATTTAGCATACAACATGAAAAGCAGTAAAAAAGATTTAACTTTAATATCTTTCAAGAGATGGAATAATGTTGAAATTGGCGAGCTTATGATTAGAGACTTTTTAATGCTTGTTTCTGAGGCTGGTGCTAAAAATGGAATATTAATTGTACCAGTAGACCTCACAAGCAGTGCTAAAAGCTTCGTACTTCATAACAATAGAATAGAAGTTTATTCTAGGGCACAATTTAATAATTTTTTAAAAGATGAATCTATATAA
- the lpxD gene encoding UDP-3-O-(3-hydroxymyristoyl)glucosamine N-acyltransferase → MNIKDISKFLNAIKILGDDNINITTLSPINDISEGSIVCVDNNKYIETALNSKASAIILREDLANTIEDFKKKTAIIHANPKEAFIKLLYILFEDKKYPLGTVESTAVIKDNAKIDKETYIGDNAHIGKNVKIAKGSVIESGVFLGDDVEIGENCIIHSNVSIHDRCIIKNNVIIGSSTVIGNDGFGFFEVNGKQMKIPQRGNVVIENDVEIGANVCIDRATLGSTIIREGVKIDNLVQIAHNCDIGEHSIIVSQVGIAGSSKLGHHCVLAGQVGLADHVTLGDRVILGGQSGVMSNVKIESNSIMLGSPAQNINREKLKMIAEQKLPELISLVEERFDVKIRRAK, encoded by the coding sequence ATGAATATTAAAGATATTTCTAAATTTTTGAATGCCATAAAAATACTAGGAGATGATAATATTAATATAACAACACTCTCTCCTATTAATGATATATCAGAAGGCTCTATAGTTTGTGTTGATAATAATAAATACATAGAAACAGCTTTAAATAGTAAGGCGAGTGCAATTATTTTAAGAGAGGATTTAGCAAACACTATAGAAGATTTTAAAAAGAAAACTGCTATTATACATGCAAACCCTAAAGAAGCATTTATAAAACTTCTCTATATTTTATTTGAAGATAAAAAATATCCATTAGGTACAGTAGAAAGTACTGCCGTTATAAAAGATAATGCAAAAATAGATAAAGAAACCTATATAGGAGATAATGCCCATATTGGAAAGAATGTAAAAATTGCTAAAGGAAGTGTAATAGAGAGCGGAGTATTTTTGGGAGATGATGTTGAAATAGGAGAAAACTGCATTATACATTCAAATGTTTCTATACATGACAGATGCATAATCAAAAACAATGTTATAATAGGTTCATCTACTGTTATTGGCAATGATGGTTTTGGATTTTTTGAAGTTAATGGAAAGCAGATGAAAATTCCTCAAAGGGGAAATGTTGTAATAGAAAATGATGTTGAAATAGGTGCTAATGTTTGTATAGATAGGGCTACTTTAGGCTCTACAATTATTAGAGAGGGCGTAAAAATAGACAACTTAGTGCAAATTGCTCATAACTGCGACATAGGAGAGCATTCTATCATTGTATCACAAGTTGGAATTGCAGGAAGCAGTAAATTAGGTCATCATTGTGTGCTTGCAGGACAGGTTGGTTTGGCTGACCATGTTACTTTGGGAGATAGAGTAATATTAGGCGGACAAAGCGGTGTTATGTCTAATGTAAAAATAGAATCAAACTCTATTATGCTTGGCTCCCCTGCTCAAAATATCAACAGAGAAAAATTAAAAATGATAGCAGAGCAAAAACTTCCTGAATTAATTAGTTTGGTAGAAGAGCGTTTTGATGTTAAGATAAGAAGAGCTAAATAA
- the smpB gene encoding SsrA-binding protein SmpB has protein sequence MAKKDKKDKKNNSVSSGEIARNKKALFNYEVIEKFEAGIVLLGTEVKSLRDRGVNMSDSYASFKKGELFIVNMHISPYHFGNRNNHDPLRERKLLMKKREIKRLYGKIKEQGLTLIPISLYFSRGKVKVELALAKGKKLHDKRETLKKKALDREMERYIKR, from the coding sequence ATGGCTAAAAAAGATAAGAAAGATAAAAAAAATAATTCTGTCTCATCTGGTGAGATAGCAAGAAACAAAAAAGCACTTTTTAATTATGAGGTGATAGAAAAGTTTGAGGCAGGTATAGTTTTACTTGGTACAGAAGTTAAATCTCTTAGAGATAGGGGAGTTAATATGTCTGATTCTTATGCTTCTTTTAAAAAGGGTGAGCTTTTTATAGTGAATATGCATATTTCTCCATATCATTTCGGCAACAGAAACAATCATGACCCTTTGCGTGAAAGAAAACTTTTAATGAAAAAAAGAGAGATTAAAAGACTTTATGGTAAAATAAAAGAACAGGGACTTACTTTGATTCCTATTAGTTTATATTTTAGCAGAGGAAAGGTAAAAGTTGAGCTTGCTTTGGCTAAAGGTAAGAAGCTTCATGATAAGAGAGAGACTCTAAAGAAAAAAGCATTAGACAGAGAGATGGAAAGATATATTAAAAGATAG
- a CDS encoding EamA family transporter: protein MINVLLVIIASIAYGFLPIFTKNIIRENYSSVAIVFYRYAFTAIFFIFYNTHKKKKF, encoded by the coding sequence ATGATTAATGTATTATTAGTAATTATAGCTTCTATTGCCTATGGTTTTCTTCCAATATTTACAAAAAATATTATAAGAGAAAATTATTCATCTGTAGCTATAGTTTTTTACAGATATGCTTTTACAGCAATATTTTTTATTTTTTATAATACTCATAAGAAAAAAAAGTTTTAA
- a CDS encoding DMT family transporter, protein MLLQQYFLFFIILIRKKSFKIDKRQFFELILFSIIGLGLTFFFLSLSLLYISAGLTNMIHFGYPVVVIILMAIVYKEKINILKIISVISAVIGIVLLTRVVEVESFKGVIYALITTVTYGVYIISNKKASFAKLDTMVSLFYMSLFVSIVFFIFGIATNSLKMIDSINVFNNFLATSLLCTIFSLGLLLYGVKQLGSSLASILNMFEPTTTVIASIFIYDETLTINILFGSILVVMSTIFMIMSSKIKT, encoded by the coding sequence ATGCTTTTACAGCAATATTTTTTATTTTTTATAATACTCATAAGAAAAAAAAGTTTTAAAATAGATAAAAGACAATTTTTTGAATTAATTTTATTTAGTATAATAGGTCTTGGCTTAACATTTTTCTTTTTATCGCTTTCTTTATTATATATATCAGCAGGGCTTACCAATATGATTCACTTTGGATATCCTGTTGTAGTAATTATATTAATGGCTATAGTATATAAAGAGAAAATTAATATATTAAAAATAATCTCTGTAATTTCTGCGGTTATTGGAATAGTGCTTTTAACTAGGGTTGTGGAAGTAGAATCTTTTAAGGGTGTAATATATGCTTTAATAACCACAGTAACATACGGAGTTTATATTATATCAAACAAAAAGGCTTCATTTGCCAAACTTGATACTATGGTTTCGCTTTTTTATATGTCTTTATTTGTATCTATAGTATTTTTTATATTTGGTATAGCAACTAATAGCCTAAAAATGATTGACAGCATAAATGTATTTAATAATTTCCTTGCTACATCTCTGCTTTGTACAATATTTTCTTTAGGTCTTTTGCTTTATGGAGTAAAACAATTAGGCTCTTCACTTGCCTCAATATTAAATATGTTTGAACCTACAACCACAGTAATAGCTTCTATATTTATTTATGATGAAACATTAACCATAAATATATTATTTGGTTCAATACTAGTTGTAATGTCCACTATATTTATGATAATGTCATCAAAAATAAAAACTTAA